The Streptomyces sp. CC0208 genome window below encodes:
- a CDS encoding ATP-binding protein: MDSDGTQDARGTHANPVPRARSGMPPMPSQAPGVPPLPDGSAFLSWLRAPRPEAAPGVWRFGHRPRPEKEPEQIPTRQLLSGAVIGFLCGWLLCSLLYNGYLGGFWLWPWFVMAPDSWTLGRAGWLSSLSYVYEGLFFTAIFMVFGKISRWGEVWRRYGPPAWRPAAPAQESPPAPEQDPAEWPQLRAAGAVDAAERLAAEARAGLMRDVDHARIARAWQGVRSGRFSLATFTGAVLQEGAAACLHPSGERDLPARLARHDLLTGQVRLGTTADDARNPYAYRGAGLGLGPELLGTSLLAVGPAGSGKTGTVIRPIAESLCLHALAGRAAVVVVGAAGAGLGPADAYDVVVQIGNPDSVYDLDLYGGTTDPDEAAAVLAEALVGDLAEPHQGGDTRRSTTVLAQLLGPFRAVHGRFPSVPELRQLLDGAPGPMAALRKGLEDSGQESLLRELDARERQMGNPGDVGGILADRIALLDRPAFASFFHSAGSDPSGQSRPFSLKALDHPVRVRIDLPQRGHADASRILARLVLAQFTASVAVREDRSLFACLVVDDATGIVTPEAVRGVQRLRSGNAGVVLTLRTLDDVPRPLRGPLLGAIGCRMALSGLTPWDGQDFAEVWGKEWIEARDVTDRQIIAETPAGKVLHAVRQVITGKAPTARAVTVRQVERERWSASELAHAVPPGHAVLSLTTVTGEHAPPLLVDLRG; encoded by the coding sequence ATGGACAGCGACGGGACGCAGGACGCGCGGGGTACGCATGCGAATCCTGTGCCGCGGGCACGGTCGGGGATGCCGCCGATGCCGTCCCAGGCGCCCGGAGTGCCCCCGCTGCCGGACGGTTCGGCGTTTCTGAGCTGGCTTCGGGCCCCGCGCCCTGAGGCCGCGCCCGGTGTGTGGCGGTTCGGTCATCGTCCCAGGCCTGAGAAGGAGCCGGAGCAAATCCCGACGCGGCAGCTGCTCAGCGGTGCCGTGATCGGGTTCCTCTGCGGATGGCTTCTCTGCTCCCTGCTGTACAACGGATACCTGGGCGGATTCTGGCTGTGGCCCTGGTTCGTGATGGCTCCGGACTCGTGGACACTGGGGCGCGCCGGGTGGCTGAGCTCCCTCTCGTATGTCTATGAAGGACTCTTCTTCACCGCGATCTTCATGGTCTTCGGGAAGATCAGCCGCTGGGGCGAGGTCTGGCGTCGCTACGGCCCCCCCGCCTGGCGTCCGGCCGCTCCCGCTCAAGAGTCGCCGCCCGCCCCCGAGCAGGACCCCGCCGAATGGCCCCAGCTCCGGGCCGCCGGTGCCGTCGATGCCGCCGAGCGGCTTGCCGCCGAGGCCAGGGCCGGGTTGATGCGGGACGTGGACCATGCCCGGATCGCGCGGGCCTGGCAGGGCGTGCGCAGTGGTCGGTTCAGCCTCGCCACGTTCACCGGTGCCGTGCTCCAGGAGGGCGCCGCCGCCTGTCTGCACCCGTCCGGGGAGCGGGACCTGCCCGCCCGGCTCGCCCGGCATGATCTCCTCACCGGCCAGGTGCGGCTGGGGACCACCGCAGACGACGCCCGCAACCCGTACGCCTACCGGGGGGCCGGGCTCGGGCTCGGCCCCGAGCTGCTCGGGACCTCGCTGCTCGCCGTCGGGCCGGCCGGGTCCGGGAAGACCGGGACCGTCATCAGGCCGATCGCCGAGTCGTTGTGTCTGCACGCGCTCGCCGGGCGGGCCGCCGTCGTGGTGGTCGGTGCCGCGGGCGCGGGGCTCGGACCGGCCGACGCCTACGACGTCGTCGTACAGATCGGGAATCCGGACTCGGTGTACGACCTCGACCTGTACGGGGGCACGACCGATCCGGACGAGGCCGCGGCCGTGCTCGCCGAGGCGCTGGTCGGGGACCTCGCCGAGCCGCACCAGGGGGGCGACACCCGGCGGTCCACCACCGTGCTCGCCCAGCTCCTCGGGCCGTTCCGGGCGGTCCACGGCCGCTTCCCCTCCGTACCGGAGCTGCGGCAGCTGCTCGACGGGGCGCCCGGGCCGATGGCCGCGCTGCGGAAGGGGCTCGAGGACTCCGGGCAGGAGTCGCTGCTGCGGGAACTCGACGCGCGGGAGCGGCAGATGGGGAATCCGGGGGATGTGGGGGGCATCCTCGCGGACCGGATCGCGCTGCTCGACCGGCCCGCGTTCGCGTCGTTCTTCCACAGTGCGGGCTCCGACCCGTCCGGGCAGTCGCGGCCGTTCTCGCTGAAGGCCCTCGACCACCCCGTCCGGGTCCGGATCGACCTGCCCCAGCGCGGACACGCCGACGCCTCCCGGATTCTGGCGCGGCTGGTGCTCGCGCAGTTCACGGCGAGCGTCGCGGTGCGCGAGGACCGCTCGCTGTTCGCCTGCCTGGTCGTCGACGACGCCACGGGGATCGTGACCCCCGAAGCGGTACGCGGAGTGCAGCGGCTGCGGTCCGGCAACGCGGGAGTGGTGCTGACGCTGCGGACGCTGGACGACGTACCGCGACCGCTGCGCGGGCCCCTGCTCGGCGCCATCGGGTGCCGCATGGCGCTGTCCGGGCTCACCCCGTGGGACGGGCAGGACTTCGCCGAGGTGTGGGGCAAGGAGTGGATCGAGGCGCGGGACGTCACCGACCGGCAGATCATCGCCGAGACCCCGGCCGGCAAGGTGCTGCACGCGGTGCGCCAGGTCATCACCGGCAAGGCGCCGACCGCGCGGGCGGTGACCGTACGGCAGGTCGAGCGGGAACGGTGGTCCGCCTCCGAGCTGGCGCACGCGGTGCCCCCCGGGCACGCGGTGCTGTCGCTGACCACCGTGACGGGTGAGCACGCGCCGCCACTGCTGGTGGATCTGCGGGGATGA
- a CDS encoding PucR family transcriptional regulator, with the protein MPPTLASLVHHSALKLTVRAGEDRLDVPVRWAHVSELADPVPYMEGGELLLITALKLDAEDPEAMRRYVKRLAGAGVVGLGFAVGVNYDEIPEALLDAARDEGLPLLEVPRRTPFLAISKAVSAAIAADQYRSVTAGFAAQRELTRQALTDGPEGLLAALASQVDGWAALYDASGAVVAAAPEWAGRRAARLTADVERLRERPAPASSVVGGSGTGDNDDRVELHSLGTGRRPRAALAVGTAAALGTAERYAVHSAIALLTLTTERSRSLQAAEQRIGTAVLRMLLAGEPEHARTVAGDLYGGLLDAPFRLVVAETAVVSSVRIAADTPARVPSAAALAAAADTNGDPLGALTEIVESAAARSGESVLVVPEGERLVVLAADGGAAVTACAEYAVALEAARTREQAGAGDEDELVVGVSAPAGPIAAAAAYKQAEQALSVARRRGRVYVEHEQLASGSVLPLLADDAVRAFADGLLRPLYEHDATGRGDLAASLRAWLSRHGQWDAAAADLGVHRHTLRYRMRRVEEILGRSLDDPDVRMELWLALKTASAE; encoded by the coding sequence ATGCCACCCACCCTCGCCTCGCTGGTCCACCACTCCGCGCTCAAGCTGACCGTGCGCGCGGGCGAGGACCGGCTGGACGTCCCCGTCCGCTGGGCGCACGTGAGCGAGCTCGCCGATCCCGTCCCCTACATGGAGGGCGGGGAGCTGCTGCTGATCACCGCCCTGAAGCTGGACGCGGAGGACCCGGAGGCGATGCGGCGGTATGTGAAGCGGCTGGCCGGGGCCGGTGTGGTGGGACTCGGGTTCGCCGTCGGGGTCAACTACGACGAGATCCCCGAGGCCCTGCTCGACGCGGCCCGCGACGAGGGGCTCCCCCTGCTCGAAGTGCCGCGCCGCACCCCCTTCCTCGCCATCAGCAAGGCCGTGTCCGCGGCGATCGCGGCCGACCAGTACCGGTCCGTCACCGCTGGCTTCGCCGCCCAGCGCGAACTGACCAGGCAGGCGCTGACCGACGGCCCGGAAGGGCTGCTCGCCGCGCTCGCCTCCCAGGTGGACGGCTGGGCGGCGCTCTACGACGCCTCGGGCGCCGTCGTCGCCGCCGCGCCGGAGTGGGCAGGGCGCCGGGCCGCGCGCCTCACCGCCGACGTGGAACGCCTGCGGGAGCGGCCCGCGCCCGCCTCCTCCGTGGTCGGGGGGTCCGGCACCGGTGACAACGACGACCGTGTGGAGCTGCACTCCCTGGGCACCGGTCGGCGGCCGCGGGCCGCGCTGGCGGTGGGGACGGCCGCCGCGCTCGGTACGGCGGAGCGCTACGCGGTGCACTCGGCGATCGCACTGCTGACGCTCACCACCGAGCGCTCCCGCTCGCTGCAGGCCGCCGAGCAACGGATCGGGACGGCCGTACTGCGGATGCTGCTGGCGGGTGAGCCGGAGCACGCGCGCACCGTCGCGGGCGACCTGTACGGCGGGCTCCTGGACGCGCCCTTCCGGCTTGTCGTGGCGGAGACGGCGGTCGTGTCGTCGGTGCGGATCGCCGCCGACACCCCCGCCCGGGTCCCGTCCGCCGCCGCGCTCGCCGCGGCCGCCGACACGAACGGCGATCCGCTCGGGGCGCTCACCGAGATCGTGGAGTCCGCGGCGGCCCGCTCCGGGGAGAGCGTGCTCGTGGTGCCCGAGGGGGAGCGGCTGGTGGTGCTGGCCGCGGACGGCGGGGCCGCCGTCACCGCGTGCGCGGAGTACGCGGTGGCGCTGGAGGCGGCGCGGACGCGCGAGCAGGCCGGCGCCGGGGACGAGGACGAACTGGTCGTCGGCGTCTCGGCCCCCGCCGGACCGATCGCCGCAGCGGCCGCCTACAAGCAGGCCGAGCAGGCACTCTCGGTGGCCCGGCGGCGGGGCCGGGTGTACGTCGAGCACGAACAGCTGGCCTCCGGATCGGTGCTGCCGCTGCTGGCCGACGACGCGGTGCGGGCCTTCGCGGACGGGCTGCTGCGGCCGCTGTACGAGCACGACGCGACCGGCCGGGGCGACCTGGCCGCCTCGCTGCGGGCCTGGCTCTCCCGGCATGGCCAGTGGGACGCGGCCGCCGCCGACCTGGGCGTTCACCGGCACACCCTGCGATACCGGATGCGCCGGGTCGAGGAGATCCTGGGCCGCTCCCTGGACGATCCGGACGTACGCATGGAGCTGTGGCTGGCGCTGAAGACGGCCTCGGCGGAGTAG
- a CDS encoding aldehyde dehydrogenase family protein: MTSTHAFWLAGRQVTGEDTFDVTSPWDGRLVGKVAVPDDEQIEEAVAAAYAVRDEFAATPAHVRAAALDHVSRRLVERTEEIARLISAENGKPVKWARGEVGRAVSVFRFAAEEARRFNGGEAQRLDTDLGGQGRLALTRRFPKGVVLGIAPFNFPLNLCAHKIAPAIAAGAPIILKPAPATPLSGLIIGDLLAETELPAGAWSILPVPNDRMPALVQDERLPVISFTGSEKVGYAIMDSVPRKHCTLELGGNGAAVVLGDWASDEDLDWAASRIATFSNYQGGQSCISVQRVIADASVYDRLLPRIVAAVEAQVTGDPGDDRTDVGPLVSEDAAVRVEAWVKEAVEAGATLLTGGDRDGASYAPTVLTDVPADTTISCEEVFGPVLTVQKADGEAAAFAAVNASKYGLQAGVFTHDLQAAFRAHRALEVGGVVIGDVPSYRADQMPYGGVKQSGVGREGVRFAMDDYTYERVLVLTGLAL; the protein is encoded by the coding sequence ATGACTTCCACCCACGCCTTCTGGCTCGCCGGCCGCCAGGTCACCGGCGAGGACACCTTCGACGTCACCTCCCCGTGGGACGGCCGGCTCGTCGGCAAGGTCGCCGTGCCGGACGACGAGCAGATCGAGGAGGCCGTGGCCGCCGCGTACGCCGTACGGGACGAGTTCGCCGCCACTCCCGCCCACGTCCGCGCCGCCGCCCTCGACCACGTCAGCCGCAGGCTCGTCGAGCGCACCGAGGAGATCGCGCGGCTGATCTCCGCCGAGAACGGCAAGCCGGTCAAGTGGGCCCGGGGGGAGGTCGGCCGTGCCGTATCGGTGTTCCGCTTCGCCGCGGAGGAGGCCCGGCGGTTCAACGGGGGTGAGGCCCAGCGCCTGGACACCGACCTCGGCGGCCAGGGCCGGCTCGCGCTGACCCGGCGCTTCCCGAAGGGGGTCGTGCTCGGGATCGCGCCCTTCAACTTCCCGCTCAACCTCTGCGCCCACAAGATCGCCCCGGCGATCGCGGCCGGCGCGCCGATCATCCTGAAGCCGGCCCCGGCGACCCCGCTGTCCGGGCTGATCATCGGCGACCTCCTGGCCGAGACCGAGCTGCCCGCCGGCGCGTGGAGCATCCTGCCCGTCCCGAACGACCGGATGCCCGCCCTGGTCCAGGACGAGCGGCTGCCGGTGATCTCCTTCACCGGTTCCGAGAAGGTCGGTTACGCGATCATGGACTCGGTGCCCCGCAAGCACTGCACCCTGGAGCTGGGCGGCAACGGCGCCGCGGTCGTCCTCGGCGACTGGGCGAGCGACGAGGACCTCGACTGGGCCGCGAGCCGCATCGCGACCTTCTCCAACTACCAGGGCGGCCAGTCCTGCATCTCCGTGCAGCGGGTGATCGCCGACGCGTCGGTGTACGACCGGCTGCTGCCGCGGATCGTCGCCGCCGTCGAGGCCCAGGTCACCGGCGACCCGGGCGACGACAGGACCGATGTCGGCCCGCTGGTCAGCGAGGACGCGGCGGTGCGCGTCGAGGCGTGGGTGAAGGAGGCCGTCGAGGCGGGCGCCACCCTGCTCACCGGCGGCGACCGCGACGGCGCCTCCTACGCGCCGACCGTCCTCACCGACGTCCCGGCCGACACGACGATCTCCTGCGAGGAGGTCTTCGGACCCGTCCTCACCGTGCAGAAGGCGGACGGCGAGGCTGCTGCCTTCGCCGCTGTCAACGCCTCCAAGTACGGCCTCCAGGCAGGGGTGTTCACCCACGACCTGCAGGCCGCCTTCCGCGCCCATCGCGCTCTTGAGGTCGGCGGCGTGGTCATCGGTGACGTGCCCTCCTACCGTGCCGACCAGATGCCGTACGGCGGTGTCAAGCAGTCCGGTGTGGGCCGCGAGGGCGTGCGGTTCGCGATGGACGACTACACGTACGAGCGGGTGCTGGTGCTGACGGGGCTCGCCCTCTAG
- a CDS encoding glycoside hydrolase family 3 C-terminal domain-containing protein, whose protein sequence is MTAHPPHTPPFRDPHLSFAKRIDDLLSRLTLDEKIGFLHQFVPAVERLGIAAFRTGQEALHGVAWMGPATVFPQAVGLGATWNTDLVRRVGEAVSKEVRAMRARDDRVGLNIWAPTVNLLRHPLWGRNEEGYSEDPKLTSAIATAYTHGLRGDHPTYWRTAPVLKHWLAHNNETDRATSSSSVRPRVLHEYDLRAFRETVEAGAVAGVMPAYNLVNGRPNHVSPYLREHLRAWTQEELLVCSDAGAPSNLVDHEHYFDTHEEATAASLRAGVDSFTDHGTDSSQIIARIQGALDQGLLTEAEIDTAVRRQLSVRFRLGEFDPEHDPHADVRDFDTPAHRALAQEAAEQAIVLLRNDGVLPLAPDTRLAVVGLLADECKLDWYSGTLIHRSTPLEGLYERFGAERVEFAEGVDRVRLKTSAGTFLHVLAAENASENDEDATRGAQGALDPALLAGRTDLPPLTTDATGTEFALIDWDEGVLTLRAPDGRYLSVAEDGYLRASADQPGGWVVQETFRLEPHGSGHLLRHLGTGRHVTVAADGVKVAAENDGNDGNAETFTLIIAERGEDAVTRVTSEADVVLVVAGNDPHINGRETEDRASLRLPAHQERLLRAARAANPRTVLALVSAYPYAVDTSDLAAALWTAHGGQAAGTALARVLAGDVSPAGRLPQTWYESDADLPGLLDYDVIGSRQTYLYFEGTPLFPFGHGLSYTSFSYGDLDVRIDDGTAHVSFTITNTGDVTADEVAQLYTRAIDPALPRPRRELVAHRRVTLAPGAEEELSFEAPLRAFEFWDVAQGRWRREPGPYELLAGASSEDIRLRTTVLLDGEPAAPRPVLQRSLEGADFDEGSGVEIVDRTRTAGDAVTAGDGGHGELVYRDCDFGDGVTEVRVTVSGKGSIELSLDGGAVLATWEVAESDSGPYDYTTLGAGIAAEGVHDVHLGLRGPLRLAHVGFSG, encoded by the coding sequence GTGACCGCACACCCGCCGCACACTCCGCCGTTTCGCGATCCGCACCTGTCGTTCGCGAAGCGCATCGACGATCTGCTGTCGCGGCTGACCCTCGACGAGAAGATCGGATTCCTGCACCAGTTCGTCCCGGCCGTCGAACGGCTCGGCATCGCCGCGTTCCGCACCGGCCAGGAGGCGCTGCACGGCGTCGCGTGGATGGGCCCGGCGACGGTCTTCCCGCAGGCGGTGGGCCTCGGCGCGACCTGGAACACCGATCTCGTACGGCGGGTCGGCGAGGCGGTGTCCAAGGAGGTCCGGGCGATGCGCGCCCGCGACGACAGGGTCGGCCTCAACATCTGGGCCCCGACCGTCAATCTGCTCCGGCACCCGCTGTGGGGCCGCAACGAGGAGGGCTATTCGGAGGACCCGAAGCTCACCTCGGCCATCGCCACCGCCTACACCCACGGGCTGCGCGGCGACCACCCCACCTACTGGCGCACGGCCCCGGTGCTCAAGCACTGGCTGGCCCACAACAACGAGACGGACCGGGCCACTTCGTCGAGCTCGGTGCGTCCGCGCGTGCTGCACGAGTACGACCTGCGTGCCTTCCGCGAGACGGTCGAAGCGGGCGCGGTGGCCGGTGTGATGCCGGCGTACAACCTCGTCAACGGCCGCCCCAACCACGTCTCGCCGTATCTGCGTGAGCACCTGCGTGCCTGGACGCAGGAGGAGCTGCTGGTCTGCTCGGACGCGGGCGCACCCTCCAACCTGGTCGATCACGAGCACTACTTCGACACCCACGAGGAGGCCACCGCGGCCTCCCTCAGGGCCGGCGTCGACAGCTTCACCGACCACGGCACGGACAGCTCGCAGATCATCGCGCGCATCCAGGGGGCCCTCGACCAGGGCCTGTTGACCGAGGCCGAGATCGACACCGCGGTCCGCCGGCAGCTCTCGGTCCGCTTCCGCCTCGGCGAGTTCGACCCGGAGCACGACCCGCACGCCGACGTCCGGGACTTCGACACCCCGGCGCACCGGGCGCTCGCCCAGGAGGCCGCCGAGCAGGCGATCGTGCTGCTCAGGAACGACGGCGTGCTCCCGCTCGCCCCCGACACCCGGCTCGCCGTCGTCGGCCTGCTCGCCGACGAGTGCAAGCTGGACTGGTACAGCGGCACGCTCATCCACCGCTCCACCCCGCTTGAGGGGCTGTACGAGCGGTTCGGCGCCGAGCGGGTGGAGTTCGCGGAGGGCGTGGACCGGGTCCGGCTCAAGACCTCCGCCGGGACGTTTCTGCACGTCCTGGCCGCCGAGAACGCCTCCGAGAACGACGAGGACGCGACGCGCGGCGCCCAGGGCGCCCTGGACCCGGCGCTGCTCGCGGGGCGCACGGACCTGCCCCCGCTGACGACCGACGCGACCGGTACCGAGTTCGCCCTGATCGACTGGGACGAGGGCGTCCTCACGCTGCGCGCCCCCGACGGCCGCTATCTCTCCGTCGCCGAGGACGGCTACCTGCGCGCCTCCGCCGACCAGCCCGGAGGCTGGGTCGTCCAGGAGACCTTCCGCCTGGAACCGCACGGCAGCGGTCACCTCCTCAGGCACCTCGGTACGGGCCGCCACGTCACTGTCGCCGCGGACGGAGTGAAGGTTGCCGCCGAAAACGACGGGAACGACGGGAACGCGGAAACCTTCACGCTGATCATCGCCGAACGCGGCGAGGACGCAGTGACCCGGGTCACGTCCGAGGCGGACGTCGTCCTGGTCGTCGCGGGCAACGACCCGCACATCAACGGCCGCGAGACCGAGGACCGCGCCTCCCTGCGGCTGCCGGCCCACCAGGAGCGCCTGCTGCGGGCGGCCCGCGCCGCGAACCCCCGGACCGTGCTGGCCCTGGTCTCGGCCTACCCGTACGCCGTCGACACGTCGGACCTGGCCGCGGCCCTGTGGACGGCCCACGGCGGCCAGGCGGCCGGTACCGCCCTGGCCCGCGTCCTGGCCGGTGACGTCTCCCCCGCCGGCCGCCTCCCGCAGACCTGGTACGAGAGCGACGCGGACCTGCCGGGCCTGCTCGACTACGACGTCATCGGCAGCCGCCAGACCTACCTGTACTTCGAGGGCACACCCCTGTTCCCGTTCGGGCACGGGCTGTCGTACACGTCCTTCTCGTACGGTGACCTGGACGTGCGGATCGACGACGGGACCGCGCACGTCTCGTTCACGATCACGAACACCGGTGACGTCACCGCCGACGAGGTCGCCCAGCTCTACACCCGGGCGATCGACCCGGCCCTCCCCCGCCCGCGCCGTGAGCTGGTGGCCCACCGGCGGGTGACGCTCGCCCCGGGCGCCGAGGAGGAGCTGTCCTTCGAAGCCCCGCTGCGCGCCTTCGAGTTCTGGGACGTGGCGCAGGGCCGGTGGCGACGGGAGCCGGGCCCGTACGAACTCCTGGCCGGTGCCTCCAGCGAGGACATCCGGCTGCGCACGACGGTGCTGCTCGACGGCGAGCCCGCCGCACCACGGCCCGTGCTCCAACGGAGCCTGGAAGGAGCGGACTTCGACGAAGGGAGCGGTGTCGAGATCGTCGACCGGACGAGGACGGCGGGCGACGCGGTGACGGCCGGCGACGGCGGTCACGGCGAACTGGTCTACCGGGACTGCGACTTCGGCGACGGCGTCACCGAGGTGCGGGTGACCGTGTCCGGCAAGGGCTCCATCGAGCTGTCACTGGACGGGGGCGCGGTGCTCGCCACCTGGGAGGTGGCGGAGTCCGACTCCGGACCGTACGACTACACCACCCTCGGCGCCGGGATCGCCGCCGAGGGCGTGCACGACGTGCACCTCGGGCTGCGCGGCCCGCTGCGGCTCGCGCACGTCGGCTTCTCCGGTTGA
- a CDS encoding extracellular solute-binding protein, whose amino-acid sequence MTPNAASPSSGPSGPSRRSFLASTAVATAAVAGGMPLLAACGDSGGGEREGTTSGKAADKLLPAFVASTVANPDLPSKNGSAAGYTGKVDLAALKASVPEKLGTGAPFKIMSPFWGSPPKAGCAYYKALDAAAGTKITWQNQDGNTYGEKLGAVLASSSIPDMVVVPGWELVGKIANAVTAKFMDLGPYLAGDKVKKYPNLAAIPSDAWRMGIFGGALRGIPMPSATAGFITPFYRKDIFDKKGYSVPKSPDEFLSWAKEATSAKAKVWACADMSWTAWNIFGVRGSGTVGWNIGDDGKLTYRVEQPEYLEALEWVRKLFDAGVVHPDDKARTGDQGQRFTAGQVLVYNDNIASWYGKTAEQAASNPDFEIEGMDIFGADGGDPKLWAAQPAGIWSMIRKGASKATIENALAAADFAAAPYGTKERMLVDYGVEGTHYTVKNGVPVKNDLGNSEVLNAWVMLAAPAAYYAHPDFPETARKQVEWQQRMGAFMKKTSTFGMNIVEPTRYANLSSQFEQLELDYVRGNRKLSDVQAAISTWKSSGGDKLRDWYKELIDKNGSGH is encoded by the coding sequence ATGACGCCGAACGCCGCTTCCCCCTCCTCCGGTCCGTCCGGGCCCAGCCGGAGAAGCTTCCTCGCCTCGACGGCGGTCGCCACCGCCGCGGTGGCGGGCGGGATGCCGCTGCTTGCCGCCTGCGGGGATTCGGGCGGTGGCGAGCGCGAGGGGACCACGTCGGGCAAGGCCGCGGACAAGCTGCTCCCGGCGTTCGTCGCCAGCACGGTCGCGAACCCGGACCTGCCGTCGAAGAACGGCTCGGCCGCCGGCTACACCGGCAAGGTAGACCTCGCCGCTCTCAAGGCCTCGGTCCCGGAGAAGCTCGGCACCGGCGCCCCCTTCAAGATCATGTCCCCGTTCTGGGGCTCCCCGCCGAAGGCCGGCTGCGCCTACTACAAGGCGCTCGACGCGGCCGCGGGCACCAAGATCACGTGGCAGAACCAGGACGGCAACACCTACGGAGAGAAGCTGGGCGCGGTCCTCGCCTCCAGCTCCATACCGGACATGGTGGTCGTGCCCGGCTGGGAACTGGTGGGCAAGATCGCCAACGCCGTCACCGCGAAGTTCATGGACCTCGGCCCCTACCTGGCGGGCGACAAGGTCAAGAAGTACCCGAACCTGGCCGCGATCCCCTCCGACGCCTGGCGCATGGGCATCTTCGGCGGCGCGCTGCGCGGTATCCCGATGCCCTCGGCCACCGCCGGCTTCATCACCCCCTTCTATCGCAAGGACATCTTTGACAAGAAGGGCTACTCGGTCCCCAAGTCGCCCGACGAGTTCCTCAGTTGGGCGAAGGAAGCCACCAGCGCCAAGGCCAAGGTCTGGGCCTGCGCCGACATGAGCTGGACCGCGTGGAACATCTTCGGCGTCCGCGGTTCCGGGACGGTCGGCTGGAACATCGGCGACGACGGCAAGCTGACCTATCGTGTCGAGCAGCCCGAGTACCTCGAAGCCCTGGAGTGGGTCCGCAAGCTCTTCGACGCGGGAGTGGTCCACCCCGACGACAAGGCGCGCACCGGAGACCAGGGTCAGCGCTTCACCGCCGGGCAGGTTCTCGTCTACAACGACAACATCGCCAGCTGGTACGGCAAGACCGCCGAACAGGCCGCCTCCAACCCGGACTTCGAGATCGAGGGCATGGACATCTTCGGCGCCGACGGCGGTGACCCGAAGCTGTGGGCGGCACAGCCCGCCGGCATCTGGTCGATGATCCGCAAGGGCGCCTCCAAGGCGACCATCGAGAACGCTCTTGCCGCCGCTGACTTCGCTGCCGCGCCCTACGGCACCAAGGAGCGGATGCTCGTCGACTACGGTGTCGAGGGCACCCACTACACCGTCAAGAACGGCGTGCCCGTCAAGAACGACCTCGGCAACTCCGAGGTGCTCAACGCCTGGGTGATGCTGGCCGCGCCGGCCGCCTACTACGCCCACCCCGACTTCCCCGAGACCGCACGCAAGCAGGTCGAGTGGCAGCAGCGGATGGGTGCCTTCATGAAGAAGACGTCCACCTTCGGCATGAACATCGTGGAGCCGACCCGCTACGCGAACCTCTCCAGCCAGTTCGAGCAGCTGGAACTCGACTACGTGCGCGGCAACCGCAAGCTGTCCGACGTCCAGGCCGCCATCTCCACCTGGAAGTCCTCCGGCGGCGACAAGCTGCGCGACTGGTACAAGGAGCTCATCGACAAGAACGGCAGCGGCCACTGA